The Staphylococcus saprophyticus subsp. saprophyticus ATCC 15305 = NCTC 7292 genome contains the following window.
GTTTAAAGAACCTAGATTACATGAAATGTCACGTTTAATTTCATCTTCTGTACCGTAATCGTTAATGATAGACGTTTCTTGTAATTGGAAAATTTCAGTACATAAATTACTCATTTTAATTTGGCCAATGTCTGAGTTAGCATGTACCTTATTTGCATTATCTTTGAACATTAAATAAGGATAACCAGATTGCAATTGTGTTTGTGCAATCGTATTTAACATTTCACGTGCATCTTTTTTCTTTTTATCAATATTAGGATTTGCAACAAGTTCATCATAGTATTCATCTAAATTAATGTCATCTAACGTTAAACCGTATTCTTTATAAATGGTATGCGGTGCAAACATATGGAAATCTTTTCCTTCTTTTGCTAAATCAAAGAATTTAGATGGCACAATTAAACCAGTTGAAATCGTTGATAAACGTAAATCTTCATCGGCGTTCACTTTTTTCGTATCTAAAAACTCTTCCACATCATAATGGAAAATATTTAAATAAACAGCACCTGCACCAGGTCTTTGACCTAATTGATCTGCATAACTAAAGCCACCTTCAAGAGATTTTGCAACAGGTAGCACGCCTTTCGCTACACCTTTAATTCCTTTGATTGCTTCTCCACGCGCACGTAGTTTAGAAAGATTAATGGCTACACCGCCGCCAATTTTACTTAATTGCTTTGCAGTCGAATCAATAAAATTAATAGAGTTTAAACTATCATCCGCTTCTAGCAAGAAACAAGATACTAATTCTCCACGACGTGCACGGCCAGCATTTAAGAATGTTGGTGTCGCTGGTTGATATCGTTGTTCCACCATTGCTGAAATAAATTGTTTGGCAGTCGCTTTATGGCCATTAGCTAAATAAAGTGCAACAATCGCTACGTGTTGCTTATAATCTTCTAGATATTGACTTTTACCGTTTGTTTTAAGTGCGTAATCTTTAAAGAATTTACTTGCTGACATGTAACTTGCAAATTCAAACGGAATACTTTTAGCATAATCTGTAATTTCTTGTAGATCAGCTTCTGAATATTTTGCAAACAAATCAAAATAAAAGTCATTATCAACGAGATAGCGCAAACGCTCAATTTCAGTGTCGAAATAAATTGTTTTATCCTGAATTTCTTCTAAATAAACTTCAAGCGCCTCTTGATCTTTTTCTAAATTAAAAAAGCCATTATCTTTACGTTTTGTTACTTCGTTATTTAACTCAATATGATTGTATTTCTTCTCGTCCATAATCTTCATTGAACTGTCCCACCTTATCTTTAAATTCGCTAATATCATTTTGTGTACCTTGAACTTCAAATTTCATTAGTAAAGGAACTTGATATTTTTCCGAGATAGATCGTCCAGCTTTCGCAAAGTTTTGTCCCCAATTGCGGTTTCCACTAGCTGCAACGCCTCTTAGTAAATCATGATTTATATCTAAAAATGACTGAACTGGTTGTGGTACTTCTCCAAAACCTATCGTTCCAGTGACCAAGATGAATGGTTCTTCAATCTTCTCAGTACAATTATTTTGAGTAATTTCCATAGTGTTAGTAATTTCTGCTTTTTTAATAAATCTACGTACATTACCAGAGAATGAAAAATAAACAACCTTCATTGGATCACCTTCTTTCTAATACTAGTATGTTATTAAGTTCACTTTGACGTTATTAAATAGTACTTTCATCGTATTTATATTTTAAATGTATTATAAGTAACCGTAGCGCACATATTGGGTAACCACAATATATAGTGATTTCTTTTAACTATATGTGATTATGTAAAAACTCAATAATTAAGCATTAATGCTTGATTTGTCATGATTAAACGTCCAAAATAGTGTGATTTTACTTAAAATTTGATTTATTATAAATAAATTGACTACGTCCCAAAACACAATATATTGTGTTTTTTCTTGGTCACAAATACTATATTATGTGTTTCATTATACATAACTCAGAAAGTTATTTAAAGGGCTTTGTTTTTGACAAAAGTTTGAATTCGAAACAGAAATGGCACCAATTCAACGTTAACTCGTACTTTTCTATTTATAAAAAATTTTTTTCGGAATTTAAAGCTATTTTAGTTGCTTTTTTCTAAAACCTTGTAACTATTGATATAGCGTCACTCAGCTTATCATCTAATACTAAATTGCTCACAATTGAAATTATCTAAGCAATAAAATACTTTGAAATATGTCTTGAATTTCATTGAATCAATACAGAACATTTGTTCGTGTTTTCATGTTACCTCATTTCCCTTTTACTTTCAAGCATATATACATAATCTATATAATTATGCTAATATGAATACGTTAAAAATTAAAATAATCGAGGCGATACATATGAATCCTAAAGTTAAAGGGATCATTGCTATCCTAGTTTCAGCAATTGGCTTTAGCTTTATGTCTGTTTTCTTCAGATTAGCTGGTGATTTGCCGGTGTTTCAAAAGTCACTCGCTCGAAATTTAGTAGCTATGTTTATCCCTTTATATTTCATTTATAAATATAAGCAACCCCTGTTTGGTAAACTTAGCAGTCAGCCACTTTTAATTTCACGTTCGACTTTAGGTCTAATCGGTGTTTTATTAAATATCTATGCCATAGACCATATGATATTAAGTGACGCTGATACGCTAATGAAACTCAATCCTTTTTGGACTATTTTGCTGAGTTTGATATTTCTAAATGAAAAAGTTCGTAACTATCAAATTATAGCGATGGTCATTGCAATATTCGGTATGTTATTCGTGGTTAAACCAGAATTCTCATCCTCTATGATTCCTGCTATTGGCGGTTTATTCTCTGGTATTTTTGCTGCAAGTGCATATACGTGTGTACGTGCATTGAGCACTCGCGAAGCACCCTATACAATTGTATTTTATTTTTCATTCTTTTCTATTGTAGTATTGATTCCATTTACGATTTTCACATTCGAACCAATGAGTATGATGCAGGTCATTTATTTAATTGGAGCTGGGCTCGCAGCAGCTGCTGGTCAAATTGGTATTACACTAGCCTATAGTTACGCTCCAGCTAAAGACATTTCGATATTCACTTATGCATCGATTATATTTACTGCATTCTTCGGTTTTATATTATTCGGAGAATCACCAGATTTCTATGCAATCTTGGGTTATGTCATTATCATAGC
Protein-coding sequences here:
- the nrdE gene encoding class 1b ribonucleoside-diphosphate reductase subunit alpha yields the protein MKIMDEKKYNHIELNNEVTKRKDNGFFNLEKDQEALEVYLEEIQDKTIYFDTEIERLRYLVDNDFYFDLFAKYSEADLQEITDYAKSIPFEFASYMSASKFFKDYALKTNGKSQYLEDYKQHVAIVALYLANGHKATAKQFISAMVEQRYQPATPTFLNAGRARRGELVSCFLLEADDSLNSINFIDSTAKQLSKIGGGVAINLSKLRARGEAIKGIKGVAKGVLPVAKSLEGGFSYADQLGQRPGAGAVYLNIFHYDVEEFLDTKKVNADEDLRLSTISTGLIVPSKFFDLAKEGKDFHMFAPHTIYKEYGLTLDDINLDEYYDELVANPNIDKKKKDAREMLNTIAQTQLQSGYPYLMFKDNANKVHANSDIGQIKMSNLCTEIFQLQETSIINDYGTEDEIKRDISCNLGSLNIVNVMESGKFKDSVHTGMDALTVVSDEADIQNAPGVRKANRELHSVGLGVMNLHGYLAKNKIGYESEEAKDFANIFFMMLNYYSIERSMEIAKERQEVYKDFEQSDYANGKYFEFYTSQTFEPKYEKVRKLFDGLEIPTPEDWKALQEQVETNGLFHAYRLAIAPTQSISYVQNATSSVMPIVDQIERRTYGNAETFYPMPFLSPETMWYYKSAFNTDQMKLIDLISTIQTHIDQGISTILYVNSEISTRELSRLYVYAHHKGLKSLYYTRNKLLSVEECTSCSI
- the nrdI gene encoding class Ib ribonucleoside-diphosphate reductase assembly flavoprotein NrdI; this encodes MKVVYFSFSGNVRRFIKKAEITNTMEITQNNCTEKIEEPFILVTGTIGFGEVPQPVQSFLDINHDLLRGVAASGNRNWGQNFAKAGRSISEKYQVPLLMKFEVQGTQNDISEFKDKVGQFNEDYGREEIQSY
- a CDS encoding DMT family transporter, which gives rise to MNPKVKGIIAILVSAIGFSFMSVFFRLAGDLPVFQKSLARNLVAMFIPLYFIYKYKQPLFGKLSSQPLLISRSTLGLIGVLLNIYAIDHMILSDADTLMKLNPFWTILLSLIFLNEKVRNYQIIAMVIAIFGMLFVVKPEFSSSMIPAIGGLFSGIFAASAYTCVRALSTREAPYTIVFYFSFFSIVVLIPFTIFTFEPMSMMQVIYLIGAGLAAAAGQIGITLAYSYAPAKDISIFTYASIIFTAFFGFILFGESPDFYAILGYVIIIASSYYMFEKARRQPLSIQKEEQKPKT